GAGTGAAGATTGGAATAACCAATAAATACTCAAACTAATCAAAAAAATGGCTTCAACCGCCCAATTAGGGGTAGTTGAAGCCATTTTTTTATCGTTTAGCTTAACCGGGCGCATCTTCTAAAGTCCACGTAATAGTCCCAGTATACTTACCAGGCAAGGCATCGCCCCGTACTTCCATCAAGACCCCCGTTTGAGCCGACCAAGTCGTCGCCGTGTCAAATAAGGTTGTCGTTGGCGTCGTCGTCCCTTGAGCGACCACTGTGCCAGTCGTTGTCAGCATCACGCGATCTTGACCCGCTGCTTGATACACGACCCACCCCGCTAAGTCGCGGCCTTGAGCCGTTTTAAAAGTGGTTGCGGCTGCGATTAAACGCCAATGTGCGCCAGCCGGTCGTTCATCACTAATTTGCAAGTGCCAATTATCAGCGCGACCGATAACTTGTGACCGTCCGGTTAAGGTCACAGCCGTAAATGTCGCCTGCTCAGGAACTTCTTTAAAACTCAAATCACCGCGCACATTCACCGTCAGCAGCACTGAATCCGAACGTAACTCATGTTCATCAACCGCATAGATTTCCAGGTCATTGGTCCCCGTTGTCAATTCAGTCGCCGCCAACTCATAGACAAAAGCACCAGGCTCTGCCGCTGAATCCAATTTGAATTGTGCTAAGGTTTGGTCACCCTTTTGAATATAAATCGTGATGTCTTCATTCTTAAAGCCACCTTGACGATCAAGTTGGCCACTAAGCTGCACCTTGCCACTTTTGGCAACGTCAAACTGGCTCTCATCTAAGCTCAAAAATAATGGTGGTACCGGTAAAATCTGATAGTTTGGTAGTTCAAACGTCGTTCTAGCAGTATCAATGGTCGTAAATGCACTCCCACCCTCAACTGAGGATAAGCGTTTGACCCAATTAGCCGCAGCCACCACTGTGATTTCAATCCACGGATTATCAGCATTGAGCGGGGTCATAATCGTTGTGCGCACCTTACTGCTACTTGCATGGGCCGCCGTCGTTTTACCAGTAGCGGTCGTCACGGTTGCCGACTTGAAGGTTATGTTTTTCGGCCGGTTAAAGGCAAAATGCAGTTGCTCATTACTGGGCGTTCCCGGTCGATATTGCAACCGAAATTGGTAAGTGACTTGATCACCACTCGCCACCTGGGTGTTTTTATCAACAGGGTCACCATGGGCATCTGTCACCGTGAGGCTATGATCCACTTGACTAACTGCTGGGGGCTTAGGTGCTGTGGGGATTACCGGCTCAATTACTGGTGCCACCGTCGCTGGAGGCTGTTGCTCGCTTGGCGGTTCAGTAACCGCACTGCTGGCATCAGCTGTCTCCGGTGTCACTGGCTGATTAGCGTCCACTTCAGCCGTCACCGGCACCGCTTGAACACGGGGACTCCCCATCCCTAAACTACCCCATAGTGCCGCTATCATTATCAATTGCCATCCCCGCATTATTTCAATCCTTTCTTATTTACCCGCTATGTACGTGGTGCGATCAGTTGGACCGCCCCACAACCTGCTGTTTCAATGATTCCAATTAAGCACCCGTTGGCGCATTGCCTAGCGTCCAAGTAATCTTTGCTTGGTAGGTCCCGGTGCGATTACCACTGGGCACACTTAACTTAACTTGTGAGTTAATATGTTCCAATTGATAAGTTCCTAACCCCGCTCCTTTGGCAGCAGTCATGATAGCTTGATCTTGATCACTTAAGACAATATTATTGGTCGTCACCGGCCGAACTGATGGATTATCATCCTCAGTTGGTGCAACTATCCCGCTCATTAAGGTTAACTGGGCACCAACTAACTGATTGGCACCATCTGACTGCCGATTACCAAGTCGTTTGAAATCTGAAATCTTAGCCGTGACTTGCCAACCACTCTCAACCCCGGGATTGCGAACAATTAAGTGGTCGTTAACCGCTGTAGCCGTATAGTCACGCCGACTAGCCGATAATTCTAAATCTTTAAACTGGTATGTTGGCGCCTGATCCAACGCAATACTGTTATCCGTGGCCGATTGTTTTAAATCAACATCTGCCGTTGTTTCAGCACTTTCCGCTGTTGCCGGTATTGTACTTAATAAACTACCTAAACTTAAAATTGTGCTCATCAACGCAAGCTGTTGTGTGACTTTTTTCATAATGTTACTCCTAACTGATGGATAGTTATTTACTGCGCGCAATTTATCCAAGTAATATCCTAGCAAGTTTCGGGTCAGCTGTCAAACCTTTTTCTTATGATAATCATACATGATGACTTATGATTATTTTAACTAGGCCAATCACTAATATCGGTATTATTGAATTTATGGTCAACTAAATTTGACGTTAGGTGTGACTGGTCAGTCGCTAAGCTTTTATTTTTTATGGCCTGGTTAAAAAGCTTGTTCTATCCTAGGCCACGCCGTACAATTAAAGTATGTTAATTCATCTGAGGAGGCCTTTAAATGGCAACAATTCATCTTTATCTGGTTCGACATGGTCAGACCAGCTTAAATGCCGCTAACCGTTTACAGGGCATTTATGACTCAAAGTTAACTGCTAACGGCGTGCGATCGGCCCAACAACTCGCGCGGATGTTGGCCAGTGTCCCTTTTGATGCAGCTTATACCAGTGACTTAGGTCGAGCCCAACAGACCACTCGGATTATCACTGCCTTACATCCTGAACTAAAAAAACCGACGATTGACGTCGGTTTACGAGAATTCAACTTTGGTGGCCTCGAAGGCACTAAAAACACTTGGGTGGTTCAACAGGTCCGCAAACAGTTAGGCATTGGGACCTTCTTAAAATTGATGCTAAGTAAAGAACGTTTTGCGACCCTTTTATGGGTTTTCAACTCCCTAGACCAAACGCGCACCGCTGAAACACTGGTTGGGGTTACTGATCGGATTAACCGAACCTTGCGGCGAATTAGTCTGTTTGAATCCCAAACAGCTACCCAAGATCGTAATATTCTGATTGTCTCACACGGCTTAGTTTTAAGCGCTTTCCTCTATCAACTTAGTCCCCACAAATTGCCAACCCGGTTATTAAAAAACACCAGTGTCACTCGGGTTGACTATACCAATCGTCAATTTGACTTGATCGATATTAACGTTACGCCGAGGACGCACTCTTAACTGTATCCAAAAGTTGAACCGTTGCCGAGCTAGTTCGAAATTGTAAGCGGGCTTGAATCCCAAAAAATGCTTTCAATTTTCGTTGTAGTTCTTGGCCGGTGGCATGGACCGTTTCACTGCTAGCCGTTGAATCACCGATAACAATTAAGACCTGACTACTCTTAGTTGTCAGATTAACTGCAACTGGCTGGTCATCTGCAACTTGTAATTGAACTGCTGAACCCGACGTTAACAATTGACCCGTTAATGCCGGTAACATTGCCATATCCCATGCCTGCATTGCCACGTGATGCCGCTGACCAATCAACTGCAATAAATCTGCTAACGCATTTTGCGGTTGCGCTGGCTGAATTTGGCGAGTCGCCAATTGTTTTTCGATTGCCGGATTCAATTCTCGATTATCTAACCCCGTCATTGATAGGATTGCTAGGGGCACCGCCGTCGTGGCCGGTAAAATTTCTATTTTCAACCAAATCACTTCCTAAAACCCATTTCCTCTTTAAGTGTGCCAAATTTGACGAAAAAGTCAATTATTCATCGCAGCTAATACCAAAATTTTAATAATCAAAGTTAATCTTTGGGGGTTAATCCAGTTAGTTACTAAGGTTAACCAAGTTAAGTTGACCATCAAAAAAAGAGTTCGAGATAATTATCTCAAACCCTACATAAGCTACATAACTTGCCCGGTAATTCAGGGATTATCGTGATTCTTTTTCAAAATACTGATCTAAAAAGAGCGCCAGACCATCATTATAATTTGTATCAGTTTCATAATTAGCCGCAGTCTTAACTTGTGGCAACGCATTCCCCATCGCAACTGAGAGGTCAGCCGCCGCCATCATCCCAACATCATTTAAGCCATCGCCAAAGACAAAAGTATGAGCCGCATCAACATTTTGTTCTTGTTGGATCTGTTTGACGGCGGTTCCTTTATCTGTATGCAATGGAATCATTTCAATATTATTCGGATTAGATGACGATAAGCGTAATAATTTACTACTGGTTAACTTTTCACGGGCTGAATCTAAGCGTGACATATCCTCACGACTTAAAATAACGCCATTCGTAATTTGATCCTCAATCGCAGCTAACTGTGAGAAACTCTTAACTTCAGCATAGCCAATTGACGTTTCATCCGCATCAAAGTTAGCTGCATTCCGTGCCACAAAGCGTGGAATCTGTTCCGTGTAATAAGCCATGGTGGGTGTAAATAACATCATTGGTAAATTATCACGCCGCGCAATTAAATACGCTAATTCAACTGCAGCCCCACCTAACTTAGTAATTTCACGTCCCTGGGCGCCATCAAAGACGGCCCCATTTGATGTGACTAAACGGACATCTGGATTCAACTTGTTGCGGACAATCTTGGCTAATTCATACATCCGGCCGGTGGCAATATAAAACATGACATCCTGTTTTTGTAATCGTTCGATGGTGGCCTTGGTATGATCAGAGATATACTGATGATCAGTTAACAAGGTGCCATCAATGTCCATAAAGACTAGATATTTTGGCATGCGCTACCCCTCCTACATTTTAACACTTACAATTGTACGCTATTCTCATCAATAATGGAAATCGCTTTCAAAAACGGGTCTGACTTTCAAAACAACGATTCTGCCACTACCCAGCAAACTAAGTTACAATAGATAGTAACGTTTATTAACCGGGAGGACACACGCATGCAAACCAATCATGAACTCAAAGGTCTCTTTTTAGCCAGTATCAGTGCCACCTTTTGGGGTGTTTCGGGCGCGATTGCCCAAACTTTATTTGACACGACCAATATTAACTCACTATGGTTAACCGGAATTCGGATGCTAGGGGCTGGCATCGGCCTGCTCCTCATTAGCTTGATAACTAAAGTCGACTTGTGGTCAATTTGGCGACATCCACAAGATTTACTACAAATTACCGCCTACACACTATTAGGCCTAATGCCCGTTCAATTCACTTATTTTCTCGCAGTCGAGGCAAGTAACGCCGCTACTGCCACGATTTTGCAATTTATGGGACCCGTATTTATTGCAATCTGGCTCGTCTTAGCCCATCATCAATTACCCACCCGGCCAGAAGGTCTCGCTATTGCCCTCGCTCTGATTGGGTCATTTTTACTGGTCACGCATGGCAATCCTGCGACATTGGTCATTTCAGTCGGCGCACTTGGTTGGGGCTTACTTTCCGGTGTCACTTCGGCAACCAATACCTTATTGCCGACTCGCTTATTGACCAAATACAGTCCAATGACCGTTAATACCTGGTCGATGTTACTAGGTGGTATCTTATTCAATCTAGTTCAACCTGTATGGCAGATTCAAATCCCATTAACCC
This region of Lactobacillus sp. CBA3605 genomic DNA includes:
- a CDS encoding WxL domain-containing protein, whose amino-acid sequence is MKKVTQQLALMSTILSLGSLLSTIPATAESAETTADVDLKQSATDNSIALDQAPTYQFKDLELSASRRDYTATAVNDHLIVRNPGVESGWQVTAKISDFKRLGNRQSDGANQLVGAQLTLMSGIVAPTEDDNPSVRPVTTNNIVLSDQDQAIMTAAKGAGLGTYQLEHINSQVKLSVPSGNRTGTYQAKITWTLGNAPTGA
- a CDS encoding histidine phosphatase family protein, which produces MATIHLYLVRHGQTSLNAANRLQGIYDSKLTANGVRSAQQLARMLASVPFDAAYTSDLGRAQQTTRIITALHPELKKPTIDVGLREFNFGGLEGTKNTWVVQQVRKQLGIGTFLKLMLSKERFATLLWVFNSLDQTRTAETLVGVTDRINRTLRRISLFESQTATQDRNILIVSHGLVLSAFLYQLSPHKLPTRLLKNTSVTRVDYTNRQFDLIDINVTPRTHS
- a CDS encoding HAD family hydrolase, yielding MPKYLVFMDIDGTLLTDHQYISDHTKATIERLQKQDVMFYIATGRMYELAKIVRNKLNPDVRLVTSNGAVFDGAQGREITKLGGAAVELAYLIARRDNLPMMLFTPTMAYYTEQIPRFVARNAANFDADETSIGYAEVKSFSQLAAIEDQITNGVILSREDMSRLDSAREKLTSSKLLRLSSSNPNNIEMIPLHTDKGTAVKQIQQEQNVDAAHTFVFGDGLNDVGMMAAADLSVAMGNALPQVKTAANYETDTNYNDGLALFLDQYFEKESR
- a CDS encoding DMT family transporter; the protein is MQTNHELKGLFLASISATFWGVSGAIAQTLFDTTNINSLWLTGIRMLGAGIGLLLISLITKVDLWSIWRHPQDLLQITAYTLLGLMPVQFTYFLAVEASNAATATILQFMGPVFIAIWLVLAHHQLPTRPEGLAIALALIGSFLLVTHGNPATLVISVGALGWGLLSGVTSATNTLLPTRLLTKYSPMTVNTWSMLLGGILFNLVQPVWQIQIPLTLANISKLGFVIIFGTLLAFLFFLQSLNYIRPTVVSLLDAFEPLSATIIAVVLLGVSFQWLDILGSLLIISTVFVLALGQRHNDAAAVNFRQARHEDDL